CCCGAACCATTGAAAACCCTTGAGGAACTATTGGAAGAGCGTGACATGAGTGAAAGCCCAAAAGATTTTCTCAGTGGTGACGAAGGGTTTGCGGCCAACTTGAAAGAGCTTGCCAAAAAAAGGGAAGAGAACAAAGAAAAGCTTTCTGAACTCGAGGCCCAAAAAAAGGAATATACGCAGAACCTATCGGAACGGAGAACCACTATCTCATTTTCTTTGGTTGACAGAAATTCATACGAACTGCCGCCGCCGATATACACCTGCATTCGCGGAGGAAAAGTGGTGGTCAACATAGAAGTGGACGAGCATGGATATGTAACGGATGCCAGTTTTAATGAAAAAAGCTCGAACACCCGTGATTATTGCCTAATAGACAATGCCATAACCTATGCATTGAAGGCAAGGTTCAGCCCCCACCAACGGAAATCACAGATTGGCACCATTACCTACCTATTCCAAGGCAAGCAATCGCAGTAGATCGGCCAGTATATTTTGCCCTTTGTCCTTGTTATACCAAAGTTGTAGGTCTTGCTTAAATTCGGGGGTAAGCTTACCGTAGGTTGCCTTGTAATCTTCCACCATTTTGGTGGCAACTGTTGGTCTGGGGCCCCAGGTTCCAACTATCTTATCAGCTTCCACGTCAACGGCAATCAACTTCGGAATCGACAATGTGCCGCTTGTCAGAAACCGTTCCATAAGCTCAAGATGTTCATCCCTAAGAATAATCTTTAATTCTAGATTGGGCGCCTGTTCCGCTATTTTGTTCATTACCGGAAGCGCGTGTGCCGCATCGCCGCACCAGCTTTCTGTCAAGACCAGCCAAAGTACTTTTCTGTTGAGTTTTTTGATGGTTTCGACTGCTTCGGCAGGTAATTTGAAGGTCTTGTCCCATCGGGACATGCGACGGTCGTTCAACTTGGTGTACTCTATGAGAGATTCCGTCTGTTGTGGGCCTGTAGTGGCGCCGTTGGCCGCAAGCTGCGAAACCGCTTGACGGTAGGTACCGTATTCAACGGCCATATCCAAACTATCTTGAACCAGTTCGAAATCGGTTTTGATCAGTGCAGTATCTGTATTTGACATCCTTGATTTTTATTTGCAAAGCTATGGTCGCAACCCATTATAAAAACTGACATTTATCAATGGCTGATACGTCTTTTTTTGACCATGCCGCCCTTGGTATCGTTGATACTGTTCATGACCACAAAGGCATTTGGATCAATTTTGGCAAGCTCCATGTTGATTTTGCGGATCTCTAAACGGGTTATGACGGTATAAATGACATCGTACTCGTTACGTTCGCCCTCTTTGCCAAATCCGCCCGCCGCCTTGTATATGGTAAGTCCGCGGCCCATCTTTTCCGTTATCATCTGTCTGATTTCCTCACTTCTATGTGAAATAATGGTCACCCCCGTGTACTCTTCAATGCCATCGACCACAAAATCCAAGGTTTTGGAAGCGGACAGATAGGTGAGCATAGAATACAGGGCTACCTCAATTGAAAGCAAGTAAGCTGCAGCCAAGAAAATCACAATATTGATGAGAATGATGATATCACCTATTTTGGTACCCAACTTTTTACTGAGGAAAATGGCCAAAACCTCTGTGCCATCTAGAACCCCACCACCACGAATGGAAAGGCCAATGCCCGCCCCGAGGAAGAACCCCCCAAATACCGACACCAGTAGCTTGTC
This portion of the Flagellimonas lutaonensis genome encodes:
- a CDS encoding energy transducer TonB family protein, with amino-acid sequence MDLNRKQLSLLITIFSMSIIVLVAYSIRLGAKQEDEYVIEMALSEEDLEELLKEEEQRLEEIAQNDPIKTHRAFNETAKPSVANPEPLKTLEELLEERDMSESPKDFLSGDEGFAANLKELAKKREENKEKLSELEAQKKEYTQNLSERRTTISFSLVDRNSYELPPPIYTCIRGGKVVVNIEVDEHGYVTDASFNEKSSNTRDYCLIDNAITYALKARFSPHQRKSQIGTITYLFQGKQSQ
- a CDS encoding thioredoxin family protein, yielding MSNTDTALIKTDFELVQDSLDMAVEYGTYRQAVSQLAANGATTGPQQTESLIEYTKLNDRRMSRWDKTFKLPAEAVETIKKLNRKVLWLVLTESWCGDAAHALPVMNKIAEQAPNLELKIILRDEHLELMERFLTSGTLSIPKLIAVDVEADKIVGTWGPRPTVATKMVEDYKATYGKLTPEFKQDLQLWYNKDKGQNILADLLRLLALE
- a CDS encoding YitT family protein yields the protein MAERNIVQYRRLFRSRRFRVTVHSFIKDFFFIITGIFAAAFGLESFLLPNGFIDGGATGISLLVTELTNIPLALLIILVNIPFLILGFRVIGRQFVIKAVLAILGLALVLTLIRFPEVTQDKLLVSVFGGFFLGAGIGLSIRGGGVLDGTEVLAIFLSKKLGTKIGDIIILINIVIFLAAAYLLSIEVALYSMLTYLSASKTLDFVVDGIEEYTGVTIISHRSEEIRQMITEKMGRGLTIYKAAGGFGKEGERNEYDVIYTVITRLEIRKINMELAKIDPNAFVVMNSINDTKGGMVKKRRISH